From the genome of Burkholderia pyrrocinia:
GGTGCGACGCAATCGCTCGCGCCGCAGGTCGATCGTCCGGGGCTCGTCGTGCTGCGCTCGGTCGGCAAGTTCTTCGGCCTCGCCGGCATCCGCGCGGGCTTCGTGCTCGCCTGCCCCGAACGGATCGTCGCGCTGCGCGACATGCTCGGCGCATGGACCGTCGGCGGCCCCGCGCGTCACGCGGTCGCTGCGGCATTTGCCGATCGCGCATGGCAGGCCGCCGCGCGTGAACGGCTCGCGGCCGACGGCGCGCGGCTGGCCGCACTGCTGCGCACGCACGGCTTCGCGGTTCGCGCGACACCGCTCTTCAGCTGGACCGACGACCCGCGCGCCGCGGCGCTGCATGCGGCGCTCGCGGCACGCGGGATCTGGACACGGCACTTTGCGAAGCCGTCGAGCGTGCGCATCGGCCTGCCGGGCAGCGAAGCCGAGTGGCAGCGCCTCGGCGACGCGCTCGCGCACTGCGTGCCGACGCTGCAACAGGAATCCGCATGAGCCCGTGCAAGTTCCGCCGGCTGGCGCCGGCCGCGACCCTGGCCGCGCTCGCTCATGCATCGCTCGTCCACGCGGATGTCACAACGCGTGACGACGCCGGCAATACCGTCACGCTGCCTGCGCCCGCGCAGCGCGTGATCAGCCTCGCGCCGCACGCGACCGAACTGGTCTACGCGACCGGCGGCGGCGCGAAGCTCGTCGGCACCGTCACGTACAGCGACTATCCGCCCGCCGCGCAAGCGGTGCCGCGCGTCGGCGACAACAAGGCGCTCGACCTCGAGCGGATCGCCGCGCTGAAGCCCGACCTGATCGTCGTCTGGCGGCACGGCAACGCCGAGCGGCAGACCGACGCGTTGCGCGCGCTGCATATCCCGCTGTTCTTCAGTGAACCGAAACATCTCGACGACGTAGCGTCGTCGCTGCGCCGGCTCGGCACGCTGCTCGGCACGCAACCGGCAGCCGATGCGGCCGCGACGTCCTTTGCGCGCGACATCGCGACGCTGCGTGCACGTTACGCCGCACGCACGCCCGTCACGATGTTCTTCCAGGTCTGGGACCACCCGCTGATGACGCTCAACGGCGCGCACCTGATCAACGACGTGATCGCGCTGTGCGGCGGCCGCAACGTGTTCGCATCGCTCAAGCCGCTCGCGCCGACCGTCACCGACGAGGCCGTGCTCGCGGCGAATCCGGAAGCGATCGTGACGACGAGCGCCGGCGCGACGCGCTCGGACGAACCGTTGCCGAGCCTTGCACGCTGGCGTGCGTGGCCCGCGCTGACGGCCGTTGCGCGCAACAACCTGTTCGCGATCGACGGCGATCTGCTGACGCGGCCGTCGCCGCGGATCGCGCAAGGCGCGGCCGCGCTGTGCGAGGATCTCGACGCCGCACGAGCGCGGCGGACGGCGCGCTGAGTTCCGGCGACTTGCGCGTTTGTCGCGCACCTACTGATGCGTTCGATGCTTGAGTTGGTTTGATCGCGCGTTGTGTCGTTCACATGCTGGCTCAGGCGAGCCTATTCGTCCCAGTGCACGACTTCCCATGTTCGCGCCGCATCGTCCGCACGCAGCCAGACGACACCACCTGTCGGCACCGGCCGCGACAGCAGCGTATCGAGCGGCACACGCAACACATGCGACGCAAACGCGCGGATCACGCCCGCATGCGTGACCGCCCACTGCGGCCGATTGACCTGCACAACCGCGTCGGCCTGCCGCGCAACCCGCGCGGCGAACCGCTCGACGCTTTCGCCGCCATGCGCGCACGCATGCATCAGGTCGGTCGCCCACGCATCGAGCGCCGCACGGTCGATATCGTCCCAGCGCTGCATTTCCCACGCGCCGAAATCCATTTCCTGCCAGCCGGCATCGCATCGCAGCGGCACATCGAATGCCTGCGCGAGCCGTTCAGCAACCGACGCGCATCGCGTCAGCGGGCTCGTCCAGATCTGCTCGGGCCGCGGCGCACCGAGCGCCGACAGATGCGCGCACACGGCATGCACGCCGGCATCGGCCGGCACGGCGAGCGGCACGTCGCTGCGCCCGTAGCAGACGCCCGGTTCGACGGCAACGGCCGGATGACGGATCAGGACGACGTCCATCCGAGCACCACGAGATAGATCGCCAGTTCGTTCAGTTGCTGCGCGAAGCCGAGGCAGTCGCCCGTATAACCGCCGATCCGCTTCACGAAATAACGGGCTGCCCACGCGCGCACGAGCACGAGCGCGACGCCTGCGGCGACACCCATGCGCCAGTCCGGCCAGAACAGCCACGGCAATCCGAATACCGCCGCGACGCACGCCGCGCGCGCGCCCATCCGTTGCGCGACCGGCTTCGCCTTGCCTTCGGGGCGCACATAGTCGAGCGACATCAGCAGGCTCACGGCCGCCGCGCGGCTCGCCGCATGCGCGGCGATCATCGTCCATGCGGCGCGCAGCGGCGGCATCGCCGCGAGCGCCTGCCATTTCAGGCCGAGCGCAATCACGAGCGCGACCGCGCCGAACGTGCCGATCCGCGAGTCGTGCATGATGCGCAGCACGTCGTCGCGCGTATAGCCGCCGCCGAACGCGTCGCAACTGTCGGCGAGGCCGTCCTCGTGGAAGGCGCCGGTCGCGAGCAGCGTCGCGGCCATCGACAGCCCGACCGCGATCGACGCGGGCAGCACGCGCAGCGCGGCGAGATAGACGAGCGCGCCCCACGCGCCGACGCATGCGCCGACGAGCGGGAAATAGCGTGCGGCCTGGTCGAGATCGCCGGCTGCGTAGCCGATCGCGCGCGGCACGGGCACGCGCGTGAAATAGCCGAGCGCGACGAAGAAGTAGCGCAGTTCGGCACGCACGCCGTGCGCGCGCTCAGGCGTCACGATTGTCGACGCCGGCGGACTCGAAGCTCGCCATCTCGCTGAGGAACGCAGCCGCCGCGCGCACGAGCGGCAGCGCGAGCGCCGCGCCCGTGCCTTCGCCGAGCCGCAGGTCGAGTGCGAGCAGCGGCTTCGCGCCGAAATGCTCGAGCATGCGCCGGTGCCCGGCCTCGTGCGACGTATGCGAAAACACGCAGTAGTCGCGCACGCCGGGCGCGATACGCTCGGCGACGAGCAGCGCGGCCGTCGCGATGAAGCCGTCGACGAGGATCGTCATCCGCTCGCTCGCGGCCGCGAGATACGCGCCCGTCATCATCGCGATCTCGAAGCCGCCGAAGGTCGCGAGCACGTCGAGCGGCGCGATCGCGTGCGAGTGCTTGACGAGCGCGCGGCCGAGCACCGCGCGCTTGTGCGCGAGGCCCTGGTCGTCGAGGCCCGTGCCGCGCCCGACGCATGCGTCGATCGGC
Proteins encoded in this window:
- a CDS encoding cobalamin-binding protein translates to MSPCKFRRLAPAATLAALAHASLVHADVTTRDDAGNTVTLPAPAQRVISLAPHATELVYATGGGAKLVGTVTYSDYPPAAQAVPRVGDNKALDLERIAALKPDLIVVWRHGNAERQTDALRALHIPLFFSEPKHLDDVASSLRRLGTLLGTQPAADAAATSFARDIATLRARYAARTPVTMFFQVWDHPLMTLNGAHLINDVIALCGGRNVFASLKPLAPTVTDEAVLAANPEAIVTTSAGATRSDEPLPSLARWRAWPALTAVARNNLFAIDGDLLTRPSPRIAQGAAALCEDLDAARARRTAR
- the cobC gene encoding alpha-ribazole phosphatase, whose product is MDVVLIRHPAVAVEPGVCYGRSDVPLAVPADAGVHAVCAHLSALGAPRPEQIWTSPLTRCASVAERLAQAFDVPLRCDAGWQEMDFGAWEMQRWDDIDRAALDAWATDLMHACAHGGESVERFAARVARQADAVVQVNRPQWAVTHAGVIRAFASHVLRVPLDTLLSRPVPTGGVVWLRADDAARTWEVVHWDE
- a CDS encoding adenosylcobinamide-GDP ribazoletransferase, which gives rise to MTPERAHGVRAELRYFFVALGYFTRVPVPRAIGYAAGDLDQAARYFPLVGACVGAWGALVYLAALRVLPASIAVGLSMAATLLATGAFHEDGLADSCDAFGGGYTRDDVLRIMHDSRIGTFGAVALVIALGLKWQALAAMPPLRAAWTMIAAHAASRAAAVSLLMSLDYVRPEGKAKPVAQRMGARAACVAAVFGLPWLFWPDWRMGVAAGVALVLVRAWAARYFVKRIGGYTGDCLGFAQQLNELAIYLVVLGWTSS